In Halopelagius inordinatus, a single genomic region encodes these proteins:
- a CDS encoding DUF7116 family protein, with protein sequence MPPVSMPPAEEARSIFSRLGYTVSGDGSEFVAERKWRSVQVTALDTDTVELRRRAIADGGSQTADGDGYGLRCFVTWKEATGNLTDGLKSADTPFEWAVIGVDDGGNYDVVHREAR encoded by the coding sequence ATGCCCCCTGTCAGCATGCCTCCCGCGGAGGAAGCCCGGTCGATATTCAGTAGACTGGGGTACACCGTCTCGGGCGACGGGTCGGAGTTCGTCGCCGAGCGAAAGTGGCGGTCGGTCCAAGTGACCGCGCTCGACACCGATACGGTGGAGTTGCGACGACGAGCAATCGCGGACGGCGGGTCGCAGACAGCCGACGGCGACGGCTATGGCCTCCGCTGTTTCGTCACGTGGAAGGAGGCGACGGGGAATCTCACGGACGGACTGAAGAGCGCCGACACCCCCTTCGAGTGGGCGGTCATCGGCGTCGACGACGGCGGCAACTACGACGTGGTTCACCGCGAAGCGCGCTGA
- a CDS encoding DUF5816 domain-containing protein — translation METELERVRTDDGETLFLDRSDADRGGKGPFYAVYVDADKEARWGYFCDNCGSLDNAMDTMGRIECNVCGNIRKPDEWDAAHE, via the coding sequence ATGGAGACCGAACTGGAGCGAGTGCGAACCGACGACGGAGAGACACTGTTTCTCGACCGCAGCGACGCCGACCGCGGAGGGAAGGGGCCGTTCTACGCCGTCTACGTCGACGCCGACAAGGAGGCCCGGTGGGGCTACTTCTGCGACAACTGCGGCTCTCTCGACAACGCGATGGACACGATGGGCCGCATCGAGTGCAACGTCTGCGGGAACATCAGAAAGCCGGACGAGTGGGACGCCGCCCACGAGTGA
- a CDS encoding bifunctional metallophosphatase/5'-nucleotidase, which translates to MPRLLHYSDIENVYDDPVRAARLAGRIRELDGPDALVCGTGDNTSPGVVALVDRGRQSLDFFDAVGTDVETFGNHDFDYGPTATRSLVADAPQTWVSSNVYEDDGRRFAADHVEPFVVRERGGDRVGFFGVTDPATPSLTPMATDLDFEGPYEAAERAVSALRDEGVEYVVALSHLGGGDDELARRVDADVVLGGHVHSERRERVAGTLLLRPGVNGHAIYEVELSDDGATATRHETADAEPMQSVAAGLRGRIEAAGLDEVVATVETPIERSDQTVHRGECRVGNFVADAYRWASEADVGVQNSGGIRDGPAIAGEMTLKDCISLVPFEEPLVVVELTGAELRQVLRECSSAAVDFGEPDWWHGHVSGASFAVDEAGELVDARVGGDPIDPEARYTVATPSYVLHSDHEFPTIDESHRAGEGDILHDVLAAYARECGVDPEIEGRMRRVSGAAADDD; encoded by the coding sequence ATGCCGCGTCTTCTCCACTACTCCGACATCGAGAACGTCTACGACGACCCGGTTCGAGCCGCCCGTCTCGCCGGGCGCATCCGCGAACTCGACGGCCCGGACGCTCTCGTCTGCGGGACCGGAGACAACACCTCGCCGGGCGTGGTCGCTCTCGTCGACAGAGGACGGCAGTCGCTCGATTTCTTCGACGCGGTCGGAACCGACGTCGAGACGTTCGGCAACCACGACTTCGACTACGGCCCGACCGCGACCCGTTCGCTCGTCGCGGACGCGCCGCAGACGTGGGTCTCCTCGAACGTCTACGAGGACGACGGACGGCGGTTCGCCGCGGACCACGTCGAACCGTTCGTCGTCCGAGAGAGAGGGGGTGACCGCGTCGGGTTCTTCGGCGTCACCGACCCCGCGACGCCCTCGCTCACTCCGATGGCGACTGACCTCGACTTCGAGGGGCCCTACGAGGCGGCCGAACGCGCCGTCTCGGCGCTCCGCGACGAGGGGGTCGAGTACGTCGTCGCCCTCTCGCATCTCGGCGGCGGCGACGACGAACTGGCCCGCCGGGTGGACGCCGACGTCGTCCTCGGCGGCCACGTCCACTCCGAGCGCCGTGAGCGCGTCGCTGGCACGCTTTTGCTCCGCCCGGGCGTCAACGGCCACGCCATCTACGAGGTCGAACTGAGCGACGACGGCGCGACTGCGACGCGACACGAGACGGCGGACGCCGAACCGATGCAGTCCGTCGCGGCGGGACTGCGCGGCCGAATCGAAGCCGCCGGACTGGACGAAGTCGTCGCGACGGTGGAGACGCCCATCGAACGGTCGGACCAGACCGTCCACCGCGGCGAGTGTCGCGTCGGCAACTTCGTCGCTGACGCGTACCGGTGGGCCTCCGAAGCGGACGTCGGAGTTCAAAACAGCGGCGGCATCCGCGACGGCCCCGCGATAGCGGGCGAGATGACGCTGAAAGACTGCATCAGCCTCGTTCCGTTCGAGGAGCCTCTCGTCGTCGTCGAACTCACCGGCGCGGAACTCCGGCAGGTCCTGCGCGAGTGCTCGTCCGCGGCGGTGGATTTCGGCGAACCCGACTGGTGGCACGGACACGTAAGCGGCGCGTCGTTCGCCGTCGACGAGGCGGGAGAACTCGTCGACGCGCGCGTCGGCGGCGACCCGATCGACCCGGAGGCGCGGTACACCGTCGCCACCCCGAGCTACGTGCTTCACTCGGACCACGAGTTTCCGACCATAGACGAGTCACACCGCGCCGGCGAGGGGGACATCCTCCACGACGTGCTCGCGGCGTACGCCCGCGAGTGCGGCGTCGACCCCGAAATCGAGGGCCGAATGCGCCGCGTGTCGGGCGCGGCGGCGGACGACGACTGA
- a CDS encoding AMP-binding protein, which translates to MSGEHNLQDYEELRDSFEWDDIYSEADWNAPESLNIAHEVCDRHAADRSRVALYYAGTDGERETLTFWELRERSNRFANVLDELVESGDRVFSYMPRRPEHYVALVGTLKRGAVWGSVNERFGPDGIAYRLDDCDAKVVVTTAENRDTVERALEDVPSVEHVVVVGGDSAGDGESSADDVDFAEATEAASREYDAAETSGEDDALLYYTSGTTGPAKGVLHEHRWVAGVAATQRFAVDLQPGDCYWSTADLGWLTGPINALGAWFWGATLFTYEGEFDPETWANLLDEYPVSVLFSVPTAYRMLRANEEVFDGASLDVRHALSIGEPLSAGVVEWGEDTLGVTIHDTYGQTETGNMIINNYPTMEIRPGSMGKPLPGIEAAVVDPDTGEPLDPGETGEIAQRPDYPCFFAEYWQNPEKTEECFENGWYLSGDLAQMDEDGYFWFEGRADDVIISSGYRIGPFEVESALGEHAAVAEAAVVPKPDEERGNIVKAYVVLTDDADPSDDLKEDIRQHVRDELAAHEYPREITFVDDLPKTVTGKIRRTELRDRTGDSSA; encoded by the coding sequence ATGTCCGGCGAACACAACCTGCAGGATTACGAGGAACTCCGCGACTCCTTCGAGTGGGACGACATCTACTCGGAGGCGGACTGGAATGCCCCCGAATCGTTGAACATCGCACACGAGGTGTGCGACAGACACGCCGCAGACCGGTCGCGGGTCGCTCTCTACTACGCCGGGACCGACGGCGAACGCGAGACGCTGACGTTCTGGGAACTCAGAGAGCGGTCGAACCGGTTCGCGAACGTCTTAGACGAACTCGTCGAGTCGGGGGACCGGGTGTTCTCGTACATGCCGCGGCGACCGGAACACTACGTCGCTCTCGTCGGAACGCTGAAACGCGGCGCGGTGTGGGGGAGCGTCAACGAACGGTTCGGCCCCGACGGCATCGCCTACCGCCTCGACGACTGCGACGCGAAGGTAGTCGTGACGACGGCGGAGAACCGAGACACCGTCGAACGCGCCCTCGAAGACGTCCCCTCCGTCGAACACGTCGTGGTCGTCGGCGGCGACTCCGCGGGTGACGGCGAGTCTTCGGCCGACGACGTCGACTTCGCCGAGGCGACAGAGGCGGCGAGTCGAGAGTACGACGCCGCCGAAACCTCCGGCGAGGACGACGCCTTGCTCTACTACACGTCGGGGACGACGGGCCCCGCCAAGGGCGTCCTTCACGAGCACCGATGGGTCGCGGGCGTGGCCGCCACCCAACGCTTCGCCGTGGACCTGCAACCCGGCGACTGCTACTGGAGCACCGCGGACCTGGGGTGGCTGACCGGCCCGATAAACGCCCTCGGCGCGTGGTTCTGGGGCGCGACGCTGTTCACCTACGAGGGCGAGTTCGACCCCGAGACGTGGGCGAACCTACTGGACGAGTACCCCGTCTCCGTGCTTTTCTCCGTCCCGACGGCCTACCGGATGCTCCGCGCGAACGAGGAGGTGTTCGACGGTGCGAGTCTCGACGTGCGCCACGCTCTCTCCATCGGCGAACCCCTCTCTGCGGGCGTCGTCGAGTGGGGCGAAGACACTCTCGGGGTCACCATCCACGACACCTACGGCCAGACGGAGACGGGGAACATGATAATCAACAACTACCCGACGATGGAGATTCGCCCCGGAAGCATGGGCAAACCGCTCCCCGGCATCGAGGCGGCCGTCGTGGACCCCGACACGGGCGAACCGCTCGACCCCGGCGAGACGGGCGAAATCGCCCAGCGACCGGACTACCCCTGTTTCTTCGCGGAGTACTGGCAGAACCCCGAGAAGACCGAGGAGTGTTTCGAGAACGGCTGGTATCTCTCGGGGGACCTAGCGCAGATGGACGAGGACGGCTACTTCTGGTTCGAGGGGCGCGCGGACGACGTGATAATCAGTTCCGGCTACCGCATCGGCCCGTTCGAGGTGGAGAGCGCACTCGGCGAACACGCCGCCGTCGCGGAGGCGGCAGTCGTCCCGAAACCCGACGAGGAACGCGGGAACATCGTCAAAGCCTACGTCGTCCTCACCGACGACGCCGACCCGAGCGACGACCTGAAAGAGGATATCAGACAGCACGTCAGAGACGAACTCGCGGCCCACGAGTACCCCCGCGAGATAACGTTCGTCGACGACCTGCCGAAGACGGTGACGGGGAAGATTCGACGGACGGAACTCCGCGACCGGACGGGCGATTCGTCCGCGTAA
- a CDS encoding endonuclease/exonuclease/phosphatase family protein: MPRSSVRALSFNVRYDTESDGRDTWPHRRDAVVRLLRYHRPDVVCLQEPLSHQFEAIRDELDRYEWFGVERVNGAELRSADNRNPPRSGDGADDGEFVPVGYDATRFDCVDREAFWLSETPEVPGSVGWDADYPRVVSRVTLRERETDDRLHAASVHLDHGGREARAEGASVLRRRLGELDGPIVVCGDFNCEPDSEPYRRLVADDGRDGPPLRDAATLAGESHHGPEKTFHGFTGDPTERIDYVFVRDCDVSLTATLTDRRDGKRGEGDGHGDYPSDHFPVVADVTPR; the protein is encoded by the coding sequence ATGCCTCGCTCGTCCGTCCGTGCACTGAGTTTCAACGTCCGCTACGACACGGAAAGCGACGGGCGAGACACGTGGCCGCACCGCCGCGACGCCGTCGTTCGCCTCCTCCGATATCACCGCCCGGACGTGGTCTGTCTGCAAGAACCGCTCTCCCACCAGTTCGAGGCCATCCGGGACGAACTCGACCGGTACGAGTGGTTCGGCGTCGAACGCGTCAACGGCGCCGAACTACGCTCGGCGGACAACCGGAACCCTCCGCGTTCCGGTGACGGCGCGGACGACGGCGAGTTCGTCCCCGTCGGCTACGACGCGACGCGGTTCGACTGCGTGGACCGAGAGGCGTTCTGGCTGTCGGAGACGCCGGAGGTTCCGGGAAGCGTCGGCTGGGACGCGGACTACCCGCGCGTCGTCAGCCGGGTAACCCTCCGAGAACGGGAGACTGACGACCGCTTGCACGCCGCGAGCGTCCACTTGGACCACGGCGGGAGGGAGGCGCGCGCGGAGGGCGCGTCGGTGCTCCGGCGACGACTGGGCGAACTCGACGGCCCGATAGTCGTCTGCGGGGACTTCAACTGCGAACCCGACTCGGAGCCGTACCGCCGCCTCGTCGCCGACGACGGCCGCGACGGGCCGCCCCTGCGGGACGCCGCGACGCTCGCCGGAGAGAGTCACCACGGACCGGAAAAGACGTTCCACGGGTTCACCGGCGACCCGACGGAGCGAATCGACTACGTGTTCGTCCGCGACTGCGACGTGTCGCTGACGGCGACGCTCACGGACAGACGAGACGGGAAGCGAGGGGAAGGCGACGGCCACGGAGACTACCCCTCGGACCACTTTCCGGTCGTCGCCGACGTGACGCCCCGCTGA
- a CDS encoding PDGLE domain-containing protein encodes MNADWSRRTLLLVGSLVALSPLFAWAAGVVGYAEPMGNLAARFGADAHVYRTVPSLFPDYRVAGFGPYAGTFVSGVAGVAVTAAVASGVGQMLADPTER; translated from the coding sequence GTGAACGCCGACTGGTCGCGGCGAACGCTCCTCCTCGTCGGAAGCCTCGTGGCGCTCTCGCCTCTGTTCGCGTGGGCCGCGGGCGTCGTCGGGTACGCCGAACCGATGGGGAACCTCGCCGCCCGGTTCGGCGCGGACGCGCACGTCTACCGGACGGTTCCGAGTCTGTTCCCCGACTACCGCGTCGCCGGATTCGGACCGTACGCCGGGACGTTCGTCTCCGGCGTCGCGGGCGTCGCCGTCACCGCCGCCGTCGCCTCGGGCGTCGGACAGATGCTCGCGGACCCGACGGAGCGGTAG
- the hisD gene encoding histidinol dehydrogenase: protein MNLDVREVAELSPDERASLFERDAGVADVRGDVRDIVSRVREEGDVAVREFCREFDGVEVGNIDVTDAAERAYDEIDDDVREAIETAAANVRQFHERQMPDDWRESFDGDANGASGENGALGRRELGRRFRPIERVGVYVPGGTAAYPSSVLMGVIPAKVAGVDHVAVATPPADPIHPVTLAAIHVAGADAVYSVGGAQAVSALAYGTETVKAVQKVVGPGNKWVTAAKADVRGDVDIDFLAGPSEILVVADETADPEFVAADLVAQAEHDPNASVVAVTADAELAAAIGDAVEARAADCERADVVESALSNDASGVLLARSMSEAVLFAEEYAAEHLSIQADDDEALLDRIANAGSVFLGPYTPVAAGDYASGTNHVLPTSGGAKRYGGLSVDTFLRSSTVQRLDEGALSNLSSTITTLAEAEGLGAHAESVRTRLRDTEDE from the coding sequence ATGAACCTCGACGTCCGGGAAGTCGCCGAACTCTCGCCCGACGAACGAGCGTCCCTCTTCGAACGCGACGCCGGCGTCGCGGACGTTCGCGGCGACGTCCGCGACATCGTCTCTCGCGTCCGCGAGGAGGGCGACGTCGCGGTGCGGGAGTTCTGCCGGGAGTTCGACGGCGTCGAAGTCGGCAACATCGACGTGACCGACGCCGCAGAACGCGCCTACGACGAGATAGACGACGACGTGCGAGAGGCCATCGAGACGGCCGCCGCGAACGTCCGCCAGTTCCACGAGCGACAGATGCCCGACGACTGGCGCGAGTCGTTCGACGGCGACGCGAACGGCGCGTCGGGAGAGAACGGCGCTCTCGGACGCCGCGAACTCGGCCGACGGTTCCGACCCATCGAACGCGTCGGCGTCTACGTCCCCGGCGGCACCGCCGCCTACCCGTCGAGCGTCCTCATGGGCGTCATCCCGGCGAAGGTGGCGGGGGTAGACCACGTCGCCGTCGCCACCCCGCCCGCCGACCCGATACACCCGGTGACGCTCGCGGCGATACACGTCGCGGGCGCGGACGCCGTCTACAGCGTCGGCGGCGCGCAGGCCGTCTCCGCACTCGCTTACGGCACCGAGACGGTAAAGGCCGTCCAGAAGGTGGTCGGCCCCGGGAACAAGTGGGTCACCGCCGCGAAAGCCGACGTCCGCGGCGACGTGGACATCGACTTCCTCGCCGGTCCTTCCGAGATTCTCGTCGTCGCAGACGAGACGGCCGACCCGGAGTTCGTCGCCGCCGACTTGGTGGCGCAGGCCGAACACGACCCGAACGCGTCCGTCGTCGCCGTCACCGCCGACGCCGAACTCGCGGCGGCCATCGGAGACGCCGTCGAGGCGCGGGCGGCCGACTGCGAACGCGCTGACGTGGTCGAGTCGGCTCTCTCGAACGACGCCTCGGGCGTCCTCTTGGCGCGGTCGATGTCCGAGGCGGTGCTGTTCGCAGAGGAGTACGCGGCCGAGCATCTCTCGATTCAGGCCGACGACGACGAGGCGCTCTTAGACCGCATCGCGAACGCGGGCAGCGTCTTTCTCGGACCGTACACGCCCGTCGCCGCGGGCGACTACGCCTCCGGAACCAACCACGTTCTCCCCACCTCCGGCGGCGCGAAGCGCTACGGCGGCCTCTCGGTTGACACGTTCCTGCGCTCTTCGACCGTCCAGCGACTCGACGAGGGCGCGCTCTCGAATCTCTCTTCGACCATCACCACTCTCGCGGAGGCGGAAGGACTCGGCGCGCACGCAGAGAGCGTCCGGACGCGACTCCGCGACACCGAAGACGAGTGA
- a CDS encoding DUF7344 domain-containing protein has translation MAVRQDVTSGHASDGYRAVLADDHRRAVVGVLGDIGGAVDLTFLATRVVAEVADVSRDDVCVADVERAKIELHHNHLPKLDEVGVLEYAYEENRVVPTAGTETAQHAVEATDAVRHATL, from the coding sequence ATGGCAGTAAGACAAGACGTCACCTCCGGGCACGCATCCGACGGGTACCGCGCCGTTCTCGCCGACGACCACCGACGGGCCGTCGTCGGCGTTCTCGGCGACATCGGCGGTGCGGTCGACCTCACCTTCCTCGCGACGCGAGTCGTCGCGGAGGTAGCGGACGTCTCGCGCGACGACGTCTGCGTAGCGGACGTCGAGCGAGCGAAAATCGAACTCCACCACAACCACCTGCCGAAACTGGACGAAGTCGGCGTGCTTGAGTACGCGTACGAGGAGAACCGAGTCGTACCGACCGCCGGCACCGAGACGGCACAGCACGCCGTCGAAGCGACGGACGCGGTTCGACACGCCACCCTGTAG
- a CDS encoding dodecin — protein sequence MVFKKITLIGRSEESFDNAVDDAIDRAEETLNNVKWLEVDELGVEIAAVDTPEYQAEVTVAFELESPNA from the coding sequence ATGGTGTTCAAGAAGATAACACTCATCGGTCGCAGCGAGGAGAGTTTCGACAACGCGGTCGACGACGCGATAGACCGCGCCGAAGAGACGCTGAACAACGTCAAATGGCTCGAAGTGGACGAACTCGGCGTCGAAATCGCCGCCGTCGATACTCCGGAGTACCAAGCCGAGGTTACGGTGGCCTTCGAACTGGAATCGCCGAACGCGTAA
- a CDS encoding class I SAM-dependent methyltransferase — translation MTPSRPRPPAFADACEAVLADPDGEHSLCTTLAPLYARMRAGDDDTHDAHRHVLDARLPADVSNVLELGCGVGELLARLSARYDAVGVDEHPALLSFAALRSLDVVLGDPARLPFGGRFDAVCAFDYRFAHVPLADFCAAARESLRPGGILVFDAPSDARAAESSGVETFRDARYQLERAVDVAPDPLVVRADYRVTDRRTGATATTTERTRVRTYDPGSVRTVLRDAGFGDVEVSADVGGDGAFVASAVRPVETGE, via the coding sequence ATGACGCCCTCACGGCCCCGGCCGCCGGCGTTCGCAGACGCGTGTGAGGCCGTCCTCGCGGACCCGGACGGCGAGCACTCACTTTGTACGACGCTCGCGCCGTTGTACGCGCGGATGAGAGCCGGCGACGACGACACGCACGACGCCCACCGGCACGTCCTCGACGCGCGCCTCCCAGCGGACGTCTCGAACGTCCTCGAACTCGGGTGCGGAGTGGGCGAACTCCTCGCACGCCTCTCGGCGCGGTACGACGCCGTCGGCGTCGACGAGCATCCGGCGTTGCTTTCGTTTGCGGCGCTTCGGTCGCTCGACGTCGTTCTCGGCGACCCCGCTCGCCTCCCGTTCGGTGGGCGGTTCGACGCGGTCTGCGCGTTCGACTACCGCTTCGCGCACGTCCCCCTCGCCGACTTCTGTGCGGCCGCCCGCGAGTCGCTCCGACCGGGCGGTATCTTGGTCTTCGACGCGCCGTCCGACGCCCGCGCCGCGGAATCGTCCGGGGTCGAAACCTTCCGGGACGCCAGATACCAACTCGAACGCGCGGTGGACGTGGCGCCGGACCCCCTCGTCGTCCGCGCCGACTACCGCGTCACCGACCGCCGAACCGGCGCGACGGCGACGACGACGGAACGAACGCGAGTACGGACGTACGACCCCGGGTCCGTCCGCACCGTCCTCCGCGACGCCGGGTTCGGAGACGTGGAGGTGTCCGCCGACGTGGGCGGCGACGGGGCGTTCGTCGCGAGTGCGGTCCGGCCGGTGGAGACGGGCGAGTGA
- a CDS encoding universal stress protein, whose translation MTRVVVPVRYPVTKHSEATLREAVRVATERTAELTVLHVDLYQQNRGVTRAELKRAVERLFGSLERTRYVVRRGFLVEETILEEVAAEQADIVVIGSKQASRWRRMLRRFLDDPDIETYLRQKLDCTVITVQPEQVAND comes from the coding sequence ATGACGCGAGTGGTAGTCCCCGTCCGGTACCCCGTGACGAAACACTCCGAAGCGACGCTGAGAGAGGCCGTTCGCGTCGCGACGGAACGAACGGCAGAGCTGACCGTCCTCCACGTCGACCTCTACCAACAGAACCGGGGGGTGACGCGCGCCGAACTCAAACGCGCGGTGGAGCGTCTGTTCGGGTCCCTCGAACGGACGCGGTACGTCGTCCGGCGGGGGTTTCTGGTCGAAGAGACGATTCTCGAAGAGGTGGCGGCCGAACAGGCGGATATCGTCGTCATCGGGTCGAAACAGGCGAGTCGGTGGCGACGCATGCTCCGACGTTTCCTCGACGACCCGGACATAGAGACGTACCTCCGACAGAAACTCGACTGCACCGTCATCACGGTGCAACCCGAACAGGTCGCCAACGACTGA
- a CDS encoding universal stress protein, which translates to MDEPDEPDDFDDILVPTDGSKSARRGAEQAIKFARRNGATLHVLYAMDMGDADYVAVPSDIKETRNRLKKKGEAYVAEVAELAAAADVQCVTTVTSNTPIEAIGEYVAEHDIDLVVMGKRGRSDPDKPLLGSITNRVVGSLDVPVFTA; encoded by the coding sequence ATGGACGAACCAGACGAACCGGACGACTTCGACGACATCCTCGTTCCGACCGACGGCAGCAAGTCCGCCCGCAGAGGGGCCGAACAGGCCATCAAGTTCGCCCGGCGCAACGGCGCGACTCTGCACGTGTTGTACGCGATGGACATGGGCGACGCCGATTACGTCGCGGTACCGAGCGACATAAAGGAGACGCGGAACCGCCTGAAGAAGAAAGGAGAAGCGTACGTCGCGGAAGTCGCGGAACTCGCCGCGGCCGCGGACGTCCAGTGCGTCACGACTGTCACGTCGAACACGCCGATAGAGGCCATCGGCGAGTACGTCGCGGAACACGACATAGACCTCGTCGTCATGGGCAAACGGGGGCGGTCGGACCCCGACAAACCGCTTCTCGGTTCGATCACAAACCGGGTCGTCGGGTCGTTAGACGTCCCGGTGTTCACCGCCTGA
- a CDS encoding mechanosensitive ion channel family protein codes for MQSGTTAGTTTAETAGAPAGAAETPTGTAGEALGNVLPEWLFVPGWEYVAAAIVLVAGYALSQYASRLLGRRVARRFRRQSVAQTVLRLIRGTVMALSVAVAVNLLGFEFGDIVLSVTVFSAVLGIVLAPIVGSVISGLFILADEPYEIGDMIELEDGRRGFVDEITIRYTKMYTLDNTSLVVPNSNMRERFVTNFSAEDERVRLSLGLLVTYESDVKRARTLLEDAASNVDDIIQGGPDIRIGSARYPARPTAYIDEFGDHGVLITLRYWAKKPYKLLTVRSRLQTKLWSKLDSEPVEIAYPHQHMFFDDTSGTLRTEVSSDEGRDSRPSDGSRVDARRTREDADEGDPTGRDR; via the coding sequence ATGCAGTCGGGTACAACCGCGGGGACGACGACGGCGGAGACGGCGGGCGCACCCGCCGGAGCCGCCGAGACGCCGACCGGAACCGCGGGCGAAGCGTTGGGGAACGTCCTTCCGGAGTGGCTTTTCGTTCCGGGGTGGGAGTACGTCGCCGCCGCCATCGTCCTCGTGGCCGGGTACGCCCTCTCGCAGTACGCGAGCCGGTTGCTCGGACGTCGCGTCGCCCGGCGGTTCCGCCGACAGAGCGTCGCGCAGACGGTTCTTCGCCTGATTCGCGGGACGGTGATGGCGCTCTCCGTCGCCGTCGCCGTCAACCTCCTCGGGTTCGAGTTCGGCGATATCGTCCTCTCGGTGACGGTGTTTTCGGCCGTCCTCGGTATCGTCCTCGCGCCGATCGTCGGCAGCGTCATAAGCGGCCTGTTCATCCTCGCTGACGAACCGTACGAGATAGGCGACATGATCGAACTCGAAGACGGACGCAGGGGGTTCGTCGACGAGATAACCATCCGCTACACCAAGATGTACACCCTCGACAACACCTCGCTCGTCGTCCCGAACTCGAACATGCGAGAGCGGTTCGTGACGAACTTCTCGGCCGAGGACGAGCGCGTCCGCCTCAGTCTCGGCCTCCTCGTGACGTACGAGTCCGACGTGAAACGCGCGCGGACGCTCCTCGAAGACGCCGCGAGCAACGTCGACGACATCATCCAAGGCGGCCCGGACATCAGAATCGGAAGCGCCCGCTACCCCGCGCGGCCGACGGCGTACATCGACGAGTTCGGCGACCACGGCGTCCTCATCACCCTCCGGTACTGGGCGAAGAAGCCGTACAAACTCCTGACGGTCCGCTCTCGCCTCCAGACCAAACTGTGGAGCAAGCTCGACTCCGAACCCGTCGAGATAGCGTACCCCCACCAGCACATGTTCTTCGACGACACCAGCGGAACGCTCCGGACGGAGGTGTCGTCGGACGAGGGCCGAGACTCCCGTCCGAGCGACGGCAGCCGAGTCGACGCCCGCCGAACCCGCGAGGACGCCGACGAGGGCGACCCGACGGGTCGCGACCGGTGA
- a CDS encoding HesB/IscA family protein: MSTESAESGSGSRMTVTESAAEEACRLMESEGMDTDVSGLRLFVQQGGCAGLSYGMRFEAEPEEDDAVVEQHGLRVFVDPASINYIGGSTLQFEGGLQGAGFHVENPNVVSECGCGESFRT; encoded by the coding sequence ATGAGTACCGAATCGGCCGAGAGTGGGTCCGGTTCCCGCATGACGGTCACGGAGTCGGCCGCCGAGGAGGCGTGTCGCCTCATGGAGTCCGAGGGGATGGACACCGACGTGAGCGGTCTCCGACTGTTCGTCCAACAGGGGGGCTGCGCCGGCCTCTCCTACGGGATGCGGTTCGAGGCCGAACCCGAAGAGGACGACGCAGTCGTCGAACAGCACGGACTCCGCGTGTTCGTCGACCCCGCGAGCATCAACTACATCGGGGGTTCGACCCTTCAGTTCGAGGGCGGCCTACAGGGCGCGGGCTTCCACGTCGAGAATCCGAACGTCGTGAGCGAGTGCGGGTGCGGCGAATCGTTCCGGACGTAG